A single Paenibacillus kribbensis DNA region contains:
- a CDS encoding 5-formyltetrahydrofolate cyclo-ligase, with protein sequence MDVCSVKNALRLQQRDARDSMDPLTRQKASAVACRHAIEAWEQLRINRNGDKLTLFSYLSFGSEISTAPLIEHCWSQGDRVLAPRVDPATRTMELREMDQHGDIVPGIWDIPEPAPTCKEWSPQMWAQIDWVVVPGLAFDRLGGRIGYGGGYYDRFTAQVEAGKRNSGCAGPLYVSLLLPGQLLERVPMEPGDLRVDVLFTTEGSLDCDYAKLRND encoded by the coding sequence GTGGATGTCTGTAGTGTGAAGAACGCGCTGCGTTTGCAACAACGGGATGCGCGGGACTCCATGGACCCGTTGACAAGGCAGAAAGCATCGGCTGTGGCTTGTCGGCATGCAATCGAGGCATGGGAGCAGCTTAGAATAAACAGAAACGGAGACAAGCTGACGTTATTCAGCTATCTCTCATTCGGCAGCGAGATTTCGACAGCTCCCCTCATTGAGCATTGCTGGTCACAGGGGGACCGTGTGCTGGCTCCGAGAGTGGACCCGGCAACCCGGACCATGGAACTAAGAGAGATGGATCAGCACGGAGATATCGTGCCAGGCATTTGGGACATTCCTGAGCCTGCACCGACATGCAAGGAATGGTCCCCTCAAATGTGGGCTCAAATCGACTGGGTTGTTGTGCCCGGCTTGGCCTTTGATCGTCTGGGAGGCAGAATCGGCTATGGCGGGGGCTACTATGACCGCTTTACCGCACAGGTAGAGGCAGGGAAGCGTAACAGCGGCTGCGCGGGTCCGCTTTATGTCTCGCTGCTGCTGCCGGGACAATTGCTGGAGCGGGTGCCCATGGAGCCGGGGGATTTGAGAGTGGACGTTCTTTTTACCACGGAAGGGTCTTTGGATTGTGATTATGCAAAACTGAGAAATGACTAA
- a CDS encoding twin-arginine translocase TatA/TatE family subunit has product MPNIGAPGYILLIILALLLFGPNKLPELGRAVGRTFREFKNGARDILSEDERTERKGVKDSVVQASQPTSSEAQPQPEDKRLP; this is encoded by the coding sequence ATGCCCAATATTGGAGCACCGGGTTATATTTTGTTGATTATTCTGGCCCTGCTGCTGTTTGGCCCGAACAAGCTGCCTGAGTTGGGACGAGCTGTGGGCCGGACATTCCGTGAGTTTAAAAACGGGGCACGCGATATTTTGTCCGAAGACGAACGGACGGAACGTAAAGGCGTCAAAGATAGTGTGGTTCAAGCATCCCAGCCGACGTCTTCTGAGGCTCAGCCTCAGCCTGAGGATAAACGGTTGCCGTAA
- the tatC gene encoding twin-arginine translocase subunit TatC, translating to MAPSEQEMSLMEHLGELRRRIIYVLIVFVLALVGGLFAAGPVYDWLIRSGSAQAFQLNAFSFWDGIGIYMKIAMIIGIAVALPFACYQLWKFVSPGLRPQERSATLRYVPYVLLLFIVGTAFAYFIIFPMAIQFTSSVTKSMGLHETYGIAQYFTFMFNIVLPVALLFELPLLIMFLTGIHVLTPMRLRKWRKISYFLLVFVAVVITPPDFISDFLVAIPLLVLYEVSVYLSSVVYRRQLRAQEEREARMCVAHE from the coding sequence GTGGCCCCATCAGAGCAAGAAATGTCGCTAATGGAACATCTGGGCGAGCTTCGTCGCAGAATTATTTATGTGCTGATTGTATTTGTCCTGGCGCTGGTAGGCGGCTTGTTCGCGGCGGGGCCTGTCTATGACTGGCTTATTCGCTCCGGTTCGGCACAAGCTTTTCAGCTGAATGCATTTTCCTTTTGGGACGGGATCGGTATCTACATGAAGATCGCTATGATCATCGGGATTGCGGTAGCCCTGCCGTTTGCGTGCTATCAGCTATGGAAATTTGTCAGCCCTGGATTGCGGCCGCAGGAGCGGAGTGCGACGTTGCGTTATGTGCCGTATGTGCTGCTTTTGTTTATCGTTGGTACAGCTTTTGCTTATTTCATTATTTTCCCGATGGCGATTCAGTTTACGTCCTCTGTCACCAAAAGCATGGGATTGCATGAAACGTACGGTATCGCGCAGTATTTCACCTTTATGTTTAATATCGTGCTGCCTGTGGCACTCCTATTTGAACTCCCGTTGCTAATCATGTTTCTGACGGGGATTCATGTTTTAACTCCAATGAGGCTTCGCAAATGGCGAAAAATTTCATATTTTCTGCTTGTGTTCGTTGCAGTTGTTATTACCCCGCCGGATTTTATATCCGATTTTTTGGTAGCGATCCCGTTGCTGGTGCTATATGAAGTGAGCGTGTATTTATCTTCGGTCGTGTATCGCAGGCAGCTGCGTGCACAGGAGGAACGTGAGGCCCGCATGTGTGTAGCACATGAATAG
- the groES gene encoding co-chaperone GroES, with translation MIKPLGERVLVEAIEQETTTSFGIVLPDSAKEKPQEGKIIAVGAGALKDGARIPLEVKEGDRVIFSKYAGTEIKYEGKEYLIMKESDIHAIIG, from the coding sequence ATGATCAAACCTTTGGGTGAACGCGTATTGGTGGAAGCAATTGAGCAAGAAACAACGACTTCCTTCGGAATCGTACTTCCTGACTCTGCCAAGGAAAAGCCGCAAGAAGGCAAAATTATCGCGGTTGGCGCAGGCGCATTGAAAGACGGTGCCCGTATTCCTCTGGAAGTAAAAGAAGGCGACCGTGTCATTTTCTCTAAATACGCTGGAACGGAAATCAAATATGAAGGTAAAGAATATTTGATTATGAAAGAAAGCGATATCCACGCGATCATCGGTTAA
- the moaC gene encoding cyclic pyranopterin monophosphate synthase MoaC — protein MDSFTHFNEQGRARMVDISGKASTVRTAVAVTQITMNPATLTAVKEGRIGKGDVLAVAQVAGIQGAKKTSDWIPMCHPLALTGVNITFSDNGHDVLHIEVEVKTEGKTGVEMEALTAASAAALTVYDMCKALQKDMIIGPTMLQSKTGGKHGDFQREDHRKP, from the coding sequence GTGGATTCCTTTACTCATTTTAACGAACAGGGACGGGCGCGTATGGTAGATATTTCTGGCAAAGCGTCCACGGTTCGTACAGCAGTCGCTGTGACACAGATTACGATGAATCCGGCTACATTAACGGCTGTGAAAGAAGGAAGGATCGGCAAGGGCGATGTTCTTGCTGTAGCGCAGGTCGCAGGGATTCAAGGCGCGAAAAAAACGTCGGACTGGATTCCCATGTGTCATCCGCTGGCCCTGACAGGCGTAAATATTACTTTTTCCGATAATGGACATGATGTGCTCCATATTGAGGTTGAAGTGAAGACCGAGGGTAAGACAGGTGTAGAAATGGAAGCTTTGACAGCGGCTTCAGCCGCAGCGTTAACCGTGTATGATATGTGCAAGGCGCTGCAAAAAGATATGATCATCGGCCCTACCATGCTGCAATCCAAAACAGGCGGCAAGCATGGGGATTTTCAAAGGGAGGACCACCGGAAACCTTGA
- a CDS encoding MogA/MoaB family molybdenum cofactor biosynthesis protein: MVWKTAILTASDKGARGEREDTSAQVIRELVEEELGGEIVEYRIVPDEPDEIIAALIEMTDYFHADLVLTTGGTELAIRDVTPEATRRVVEREVPGMAEAMRMSVMQKNPAAMLFRGIVGIRGRTLIVNLPGTPKGVHENLAAIMDQLPEALLMVTGQFR; this comes from the coding sequence ATGGTGTGGAAAACGGCGATCCTGACAGCCAGTGATAAGGGGGCAAGAGGAGAGCGTGAGGATACAAGCGCACAGGTCATCCGGGAGCTCGTCGAAGAAGAACTGGGCGGAGAGATTGTAGAGTACCGGATCGTTCCCGATGAACCGGATGAAATTATTGCGGCTTTAATCGAAATGACCGATTATTTTCATGCAGACCTGGTACTGACTACGGGTGGAACCGAGCTGGCGATCCGTGATGTGACACCCGAGGCAACTCGGCGGGTCGTGGAACGGGAAGTGCCAGGTATGGCGGAAGCGATGAGAATGAGCGTGATGCAGAAAAATCCGGCGGCTATGCTATTTCGAGGAATTGTGGGAATACGTGGGCGTACACTGATCGTAAATTTGCCGGGAACGCCCAAAGGCGTGCATGAAAATCTGGCAGCTATTATGGATCAGCTTCCGGAGGCGCTTCTTATGGTGACAGGCCAGTTCCGGTAG